AATTTAAGTGATAAATTTGGCAGAAGACCCATTATCTTAATATCGCTTTTTGCTTTTTCTATGGATTATTTGTTGTTGGCTTTTGCGCCAACGATTCAATGGTTGTTTGTTGGGCGAATTATTGCCGGATTAACGGGAGCGAGTATCACTACAGCAACCGCTTATATTGCCGATGTGAGTACGCCCGAAAGCAGAGCCAAAAACTTTGGAATGATTGGAGCAGCATTCGGATTAGGATTTATCATCGGACCAGTTATTGGAGGTTTATTAGGCCAATACGGCGCTAGAGTTCCATTCTATGCGGCAGCTATCTTGTGCTTGTTGAACTTTTTGTATGGGTATTTTATTTTACCTGAATCCTTGGCTAAAGAAAATCGTAGAGCATTTGATATCAAACGTGCCAACCCCATTGGAGCCTTATTACATTTGAAAAAATACCCTAAATTGATTGGTTTAGTAATCGCTACTTTTTTATTGTATGTAGCGTCTCACGCCGTGCATAGCAATTGGAGTTTCTTTACTATGTACCAATTCAACTGGGACGAGAAAATGGTAGGAATATCACTAGGTGTCATCGGACTTTTAGTGGGGCTAGTTCAAGGTGGATTAATTCGTTGGATCAATCCTAAGTTAGGCAACGAAAAAAGTATTTATGTGGGAATGGCCTTGTATACCATCGGTATGTTCTTATTTGCCACCGCCACTCAAAGTTGGATGATGTTTGTCTTTTTAATTCCGTATTGTTTGGGAGGAATTGCAGGCCCTGCCATGCAAGCTGTAATTTCAGAACAAGTGCCTGCGAATGAGCAAGGTGAAATTCAAGGAACAATGTCGAGTTTGATGAGTGCTTCAGCAATTATTGGACCGCCAATGATGTCTACCGTATTTTATTTTTTCACCCACAACGAAGCGCCGTTTAAATTTGCAGGTGCCCCTT
This sequence is a window from Flavobacterium ammoniigenes. Protein-coding genes within it:
- a CDS encoding TCR/Tet family MFS transporter, which produces MSSNKKSAAIGFIFITMLIDITGWGIIIPVIPKLIKELIHGDISEAAKYGGWLTFAYAITQFLFAPLVGNLSDKFGRRPIILISLFAFSMDYLLLAFAPTIQWLFVGRIIAGLTGASITTATAYIADVSTPESRAKNFGMIGAAFGLGFIIGPVIGGLLGQYGARVPFYAAAILCLLNFLYGYFILPESLAKENRRAFDIKRANPIGALLHLKKYPKLIGLVIATFLLYVASHAVHSNWSFFTMYQFNWDEKMVGISLGVIGLLVGLVQGGLIRWINPKLGNEKSIYVGMALYTIGMFLFATATQSWMMFVFLIPYCLGGIAGPAMQAVISEQVPANEQGEIQGTMSSLMSASAIIGPPMMSTVFYFFTHNEAPFKFAGAPFVLAGFLMLLSTIVAYLSFKKRH